TGTTTCTCCCATGGGTCTGTCGTTCCAACCTCATTCTCCATGCTGCTTTCTGAAAGTATAGCTTAGTAACAGGGAGCCTTCTCTCTTATGTCCTGGAGCAGATTGCCTTTTTCttggagaaagaaaacaacccTCCTATCAAGGAACCTACCAAGGAGGACCTTTTCAAGACATGCAGCGTGCCCATCACTCCAGCCACTACTCCGGTGCTCAACTCCTTGAAGGTTGAGTCCAGCTCCAAGGAAAGACACCCGGATGCCAGAGACTTGGAAATGTCTAAGAAGGTCAGGCGATCCTACAGCCGGCTACAGGCCCTTGGTTctgcctccacctccacctctacCCCAGGCCGCCGGTCCTGCTTTGGCTTCGAGAGGCTGCTGGGGGCAGAAGACTTGGCCGGAGTCTCCCCTGTGGTGTGTTCAAAGTCAGCTGAGGCCCCCAGTGTCCCTGTGAAACCCTGCATCCCAGACACAGCCCTTCCCGGAATCTCCCCACTAATCATGAAAGAGAA
This genomic stretch from Choloepus didactylus isolate mChoDid1 chromosome 6, mChoDid1.pri, whole genome shotgun sequence harbors:
- the LOC119538330 gene encoding sororin-like isoform X2; the encoded protein is MSGRQTRSGGAARHSGPKAPSPTRLTRRSQRKSGSDLPSTLPEIWPKASPAAPVRKPIVLKKIVAHSLEIPAVHSPRRSPRIAFFLEKENNPPIKEPTKEDLFKTCSVPITPATTPVLNSLKVESSSKERHPDARDLEMSKKVRRSYSRLQALGSASTSTSTPGRRSCFGFERLLGAEDLAGVSPVVCSKSAEAPSVPVKPCIPDTALPGISPLIMKEKRKKKKVPEILKSQLDEWAAAMNAEFEAAEQFDLLVE